From the genome of Lutzomyia longipalpis isolate SR_M1_2022 chromosome 2, ASM2433408v1, one region includes:
- the LOC129790932 gene encoding uncharacterized protein LOC129790932 isoform X1, whose protein sequence is MALMDIITVDFKEKLIAAVRRHPCIYNTSLREHTIIRYRENAWENIAKELGSTVNTTKTVFTTLRQQFSREMNKFEVDAAGYDGEPLSNWYFYKQMRFLTPFMKRVRNGVKRHHPSSNATNPTHDMPFELKVLKTEPTTDEEIMLRHGIMESDTDEEKGIPHSGESSREDRLGEMEGINVSMAAESSSNADPDILACYSKIIEQKLRALPPVRAEKIALKVIMDLNDELFQ, encoded by the exons ATGGCCCTAATGGATATTATTACGGTGGATTTCAAGGAAAAACTAATTGCTGCAGTTCGACGGCATCCCTGCATCTACAACACATCCCTGAGAGAACACACAATCATCAGATACCGAGAAAATGCTTGGGAAAACATTGCAAAGGAACTCGGAAGCACAG TTAACACCACAAAGACAGTCTTCACCACCCTGAGGCAGCAGTTTTCGCGGGAGATGAATAAATTCGAAGTGGACGCAGCTGGCTACGACGGAGAACCCCTCAGTAATTGGTACTTCTACAAGCAGATGCGCTTCCTGACGCCCTTCATGAAGAGAGTGCGGAACGGCGTGAAGAGGCATCACCCCAGCAGCAATGCCACAAATCCCACCCACGACATGCCCTTTGAACTTAAAGTCCTCAAGACTGAACCCACCACAGATGAAGAGATCATGCTCAGGCATGGAATCATGGAATCCGATACGGATGAGGAGAAAGGCATCCCACACTCAGGTGAATCCTCCCGTGAAGATCGTTTGGGGGAAATGGAAGGAATTAATGTGAGTATGGCTGCTGAAAGTAGCAGCAATGCTGATCCCGATATCCTGGCCTGCTATTCCAAGATCATCGAGCAGAAACTACGTGCTCTACCACCGGTCAGAGCGGAGAAAATTGCCCTCAAAGTCATTATGGACTTGAATGATGAACTATTCCAATGA
- the LOC129790932 gene encoding uncharacterized protein LOC129790932 isoform X2, whose amino-acid sequence MLGKTLQRNSEAQDSLLPVNTTKTVFTTLRQQFSREMNKFEVDAAGYDGEPLSNWYFYKQMRFLTPFMKRVRNGVKRHHPSSNATNPTHDMPFELKVLKTEPTTDEEIMLRHGIMESDTDEEKGIPHSGESSREDRLGEMEGINVSMAAESSSNADPDILACYSKIIEQKLRALPPVRAEKIALKVIMDLNDELFQ is encoded by the exons ATGCTTGGGAAAACATTGCAAAGGAACTCGGAAGCACAG GATTCCCTTCTTCCAGTTAACACCACAAAGACAGTCTTCACCACCCTGAGGCAGCAGTTTTCGCGGGAGATGAATAAATTCGAAGTGGACGCAGCTGGCTACGACGGAGAACCCCTCAGTAATTGGTACTTCTACAAGCAGATGCGCTTCCTGACGCCCTTCATGAAGAGAGTGCGGAACGGCGTGAAGAGGCATCACCCCAGCAGCAATGCCACAAATCCCACCCACGACATGCCCTTTGAACTTAAAGTCCTCAAGACTGAACCCACCACAGATGAAGAGATCATGCTCAGGCATGGAATCATGGAATCCGATACGGATGAGGAGAAAGGCATCCCACACTCAGGTGAATCCTCCCGTGAAGATCGTTTGGGGGAAATGGAAGGAATTAATGTGAGTATGGCTGCTGAAAGTAGCAGCAATGCTGATCCCGATATCCTGGCCTGCTATTCCAAGATCATCGAGCAGAAACTACGTGCTCTACCACCGGTCAGAGCGGAGAAAATTGCCCTCAAAGTCATTATGGACTTGAATGATGAACTATTCCAATGA
- the LOC129790896 gene encoding diphosphomevalonate decarboxylase — protein METATCTAPVNIAVIKYWGKRDEKLLLPINDSVSVTLSEMYAKTTIAASPNFSKNRLWLNGQEQTFDSPRIINVLRQFQEEVKKSGAQGEKYSWNIHICSENNFPTAAGLASSAAGYACLVYTLATLYGLQDKIELSSIARVGSGSACRSVFGGFVQWEAGIRADGADSVAVQLAPATHWPDLEILILVVSDNKKKTSSTGGMERSVKTSPLIDYRAKQIVPGRVEKISKAIQERDFDTFANITMQDSNQFHAICLDTFPPCVYLNDVSHAIIDVIHRLNEASGKITAAYTFDAGPNACLYLMRQDVPHVLNVIKRAFPSDRDHAPDYIKGIPVADQPIPEAVAKKMNLEPIGQNLLKYIIHTRVGEGPQILPPSESLLTNSGLPKNP, from the exons ATGGAGACTGCAACATGTACTGCACCAGTTAATATTGCTGTCATTAAATACT GGGGAAAGCGAGATGAGAAGCTCTTGTTGCCCATCAATGACTCTGTGAGTGTTACCTTGAGTGAAATGTACGCAAAGACCACAATTGCGGCCTCACCCAACTTCTCCAAAAATAGATTGTGGCTCAATGGGCAGGAGCAGACCTTTGACTCACCCCGGATCATCAATGTTCTGCGGCAGt tcCAGGAAGAAGTGAAGAAATCCGGAGCCCAGGGAGAGAAGTATTCCTGGAACATTCACATTTGTTCAGAGAATAACTTCCCCACAGCAGCTGGACTAGCTTCCAGTGCTGCCGGATATGCGTGCCTTGTGTACACCCTGGCCACGCTCTATGGGCTCCAGGATAAGATTGAATTGTCCTCAATTGCCAGGGTGGGCAGTGGATCAGCCTGTCGTAGTGTCTTTGGGGGCTTTGTTCAGTGGGAGGCGGGTATTCGTGCTGATGGAGCTGATTCAGTGGCTGTTCAGCTTGCCCCTGCCACCCATTGGCCTGATCTGGAGATTCTCATACTCGTTGTGAGTGACAATAAGAAGAAAACCAGCTCAACTGGTGGCATGGAGAGATCTGTCAAGACTTCCCCCCTTATTGATTATCGTGCTAAGCAAATTGTCCCCGGGAGGGTGGAGAAAATCTCCAAAGCAATCCAGGAGAGGGATTTTGATACCTTCGCAAACATCACGATGCAGGATAGCAATCAATTCCATGCCATCTGCTTGGATACCTTCCCTCCGTGTGTCTACCTCAATGATGTCTCTCACGCCATCATTGACGTCATTCATCGTCTCAATGAAGCTTCCGGAAAGATCACAGCTGCCTACACATTCGATGCTGGCCCCAATGCATGCCTCTACCTCATGCGCCAAGACGTCCCACATGTCCTCAATGTCATCAAGAGAGCCTTTCCCAGTGACAGAGATCACGCACCAGACTACATCAAAGGTATTCCCGTAGCTGATCAACCCATCCCCGAGGCGGTGgctaagaaaatgaatttggaACCAATCGGGCAGAATCTTCTCAAATACATCATTCATACACGTGTAGGGGAGGGCCCGCAGATCCTCCCCCCATCGGAATCTCTTCTCACCAACTCTGGTCTCCCCAAAAATCCCTAA
- the LOC129790956 gene encoding protein stunted-like isoform X1 has protein sequence MTAWRQAGLTYINYSNIAARTLRRALKADLRADAAKRDETHIKFNPWANGKPVKTSSETASSS, from the exons ATGACAGCGTGGCGCCAGGCTGGTCTTAC GTACATCAACTACTCCAACATTGCTGCCCGGACTCTCCGGAGGGCCCTGAAAGCAGACCTGAGGGCTGATGCTGCCAAGCGGGATGAGACTCACATCAAATTCAATCCATGGGCAAATGGAAAACCAGTCA AGACCTCCTCGGAAACAGCTTCATCGTCGTAA
- the LOC129790956 gene encoding protein stunted-like isoform X2: MTAWRQAGLTYINYSNIAARTLRRALKADLRADAAKRDETHIKFNPWANGKPVSEK, translated from the exons ATGACAGCGTGGCGCCAGGCTGGTCTTAC GTACATCAACTACTCCAACATTGCTGCCCGGACTCTCCGGAGGGCCCTGAAAGCAGACCTGAGGGCTGATGCTGCCAAGCGGGATGAGACTCACATCAAATTCAATCCATGGGCAAATGGAAAACCAGTCA GTGAAAAGTAG
- the LOC129790865 gene encoding UNC93-like protein, with the protein MTFGGAYDVDKDSPVKPPPSHGDDTASVREKVKLSRSEKWRILKNITTISFAFMVQFTAFQGTANLQSSINAKDGLGTVSLSAIYAAIVVSCIFIPTLVIRRLTVKWTLCLSMLCYAPYIGSQFFPRFYTLVPAGILLGLGAAPMWASKATYLTQVGQVYAKITDQSVEAIIVRFFGFFFLAWQTAELWGNLISSLVLSSGAHGGGGSSNHSYSEASLESCGANFCVVASADNSNLERPPESEIFEISAIYLSCIVAAVIIIAVFLDPLSRYGEKRRGSISAQEVSGIALLAATANQLRKPNQQLLIPITIFIGMEQAFIGADFTQAYVSCAIGIHQIGYVMICFGVVNAVCSIIFGSVMKYIGRIPIIILGIIAHGALFIVLLFWRPHPEHMWVFFTLSGLWGVGDAVWQTQINGIYGALFRRNKEAAFSNYRLWESAGFVIAYAYSTTLCARMKLYVMISVMILGIFGWIVVEIKHWRKEMRLKKLEEQAKNPTPNPPIVPEISETDDERDELEEDIVVTHL; encoded by the exons ATGACTTTCGGCGGAGCGTACGACGTGGATAAGGACAGTCCTGTAAAGCCCCCACCGTCCCATGGTGATGATACGGCATCAGTGCGAGAGAAAGTGAAGCTTTCGCGTAGTGAAAAATGGCGCATCCTCAAGAACATCACGACCATCTCTTTTGCCTTCATGGTACAATTTACGGCGTTCCAGGGCACGGCTAATCTGCAGTCGTCCATTAATGCCAAAGATGGTTTGGGTACAGTGTCCCTCAGTGCAATCTACGCCGCCATTGTGGTGTCGTGCATCTTCATTCCCACCCTCGTGATCCGCCGACTAACCGTCAAGTGGACCCTGTGTCTCAGTATGCTCTGCTATGCACCCTACATTGGGTCACAGTTCTTCCCGCGCTTCTACACCCTCGTACCCGCGGGTATCCTTTTGGGTTTGGGTGCGGCACCCATGTGGGCCTCCAAAGCCACGTACCTAACACAAGTCGGGCAGGTCTATGCTAAGATCACAGATCAATCCGTTGAGGCCATCATTGTGCGCTTCTTCGGCTTCTTCTTCCTTGCCTGGCAAACAGCCGAGCTCTGGGGTAATCTCATTTCGAGCTTGGTGCTCTCCAGTGGTGCCCACGGTGGTGGTGGTAGTTCTAATCACAGCTACAGCGAGGCTAGCCTCGAATCCTGTGGCGCGAACTTCTGCGTGGTTGCTTCGGCTGACAATAGCAACCTCGAGCGACCACCAGAGTCggagatttttgaaatttccgcCATCTACCTGAGCTGTATTGTAGCTGCTGTGATTATTATTGCTGTGTTCCTGGATCCCCTCTCACGCTACGGTGAGAAGCGTCGTGGCTCCATCTCAGCTCAGGAAGTTTCGGGAATTGCCCTCTTGGCAGCTACGGCTAATCAACTGAGGAAGCCCAATCAGCAACTTCTCATTCCTATCACAATCTTCATTGGTATGGAGCAGGCTTTCATTGGAGCTGATTTTACACAG GCTTATGTTTCCTGTGCAATTGGTATCCACCAAATTGGCTATGTGATGATCTGCTTTGGCGTCGTGAATGCAGTTTGTTCGATCATTTTTGGATCTGTGATGAAATACATTGGCAGGATACCCATTATCATCCTTGGGATCATTGCTCATGGAGCTTTATTTATTGTCCTGCTCTTCTGGCGACCACATCCTGAGCACATGTGGGTCTTCTTCACGCTTTCCGGACTCTGGGGCGTGGGAGATGCCGTCTGGCAGACACAAATTAATG GAATCTATGGCGCTTTATTCAGGAGAAACAAGGAAGCCGCCTTCTCAAACTACCGACTCTGGGAGTCTGCTGGCTTTGTAATTGCCTACGCCTATTCAACCACCCTCTGTGCACGCATGAAGCTGTACGTGATGATCTCCGTGATGATCTTGGGTATCTTTGGGTGGATCGTTGTGGAAATTAAGCACTGGCGCAAGGAGATGCGACTTAAGAAACTCGAGGAACAAGCCAAGAATCCCACACCCAATCCACCAATTGTGCCAGAAATCTCCGAGACAGACGATGAGCGTGATGAGCTCGAGGAGGATATCGTTGTGACGCACTTGTAG